Within Sorghum bicolor cultivar BTx623 chromosome 2, Sorghum_bicolor_NCBIv3, whole genome shotgun sequence, the genomic segment GTAATCTTGCAACTTGACATTTTAATTTTCACTGTAAATCTCTTATCCAGTTTTCAGTTAAAACAATACAATATGTGCAATCTGATTTTTTCAGTACTCATACATGAATATTAGCATGTTATCCAAGAAAAGAGGATTGTTTGGAGCTATATTAACTAGCACAAAATTGCTAAGTTCATTTAACAGAGAAGAGTAATGTTAATTTCATGAACTTCGCAGCTCTCTGTGATTGCGTTAATTTCATGAACTTGGTTTTTTGGATTAAATGTCACTTTATATCGGTATTTAATTTTATAGTATTGTTATCTTATTGTGCGATCCATATCCTTTAAGTATAAAAGTTTAGCTGTTCCATATCCGTTAAGTATAAAAGTTTAGCTGATCCGTATGTTTTGTTTCTCAGTTTAATCTATAAAAATGAGTTGCCAGAAGCAGCTGTTTGGGGAAGAGAGGAATTGTGAAGGCGTTGTGCCTGAATCGTCAGCATCGTGGAGAGCGCAGACGACTGAATTGGCTGTGGGACAAAGCCACGATGGGGCGCCAGCAGCTAATTCAGAAGCTGGAACCTCATGCAGAGCAGACCGTAGCGAGGATGTTGTCGCTGGCATTTCAGAAACCAAAACATCATCGAGCAGATGCAGGTTCTCACAAATGGCAACAGTTACAGCAGACGAGATCGCCACGCCAGATGCCGAAAAGAAGTACACCCATGTGAGTGCCTTGTTTGTGACATTTATATAAGGCAATGCATTGGTACGAGTATTCATAAAATTTCACGAACTTCAGATATATGGGTAATACATGTGTGAAGTCTTATAACATGCAATAAATATTGAATTAGATCATTCCCATCTTCACAACATTGTTAATTAGAAGGAAAAAAGGCAGTCGATGCAGTTGTTATTTTACATCTACAAGAAACAAACCATGGATGAATCATTAAGCCTGTTGAGCTAAAGAAAACAGGGACACAAACCCAATTAACCACTACCCTTGCATATCTGCACAGTGCAAGAATAGGACTGCATTCATTTCAACAATGCCAGATAAATATAAAGCCACTGCTATTTACTTTCAATTGAACTGTCGTGCCTGCTTATTCACAAAGGTGGTAAATTCAGCACAGTATTATGGGGATTCTATTAAAACGATACCATTtaggtctttttagttgtagatatGTTCGTGCAGCAGCTTTGGTTAAAAAACAGATCAGCATTCTGCTTTGTCTGAGATAAAAATTCATGCAAATTAGCATTGCCTCTTGGTAATCTCTATGGAAAACGAATATGTAATGCACTATGACGTGTGCAGAAAGAAGACATTGATCCTGCTCTCATCCCAAGGCCTGGAATGTCATTCAGAAACCGAGAAGAGGCCAGAAAATTCTATAgtatctatgccgaggaggttgGATTTGGTTTGTGCTATGGAAACAACAAACCATACTCATATATTATACATTGCAACAATGAGGGGAATAATACTtactttaaaaaaaaagaagagctgCGTGTTAGGGACAATACCTCCAAGAAGACACACTGCATGTCCAAGATGAAGCTAAAAAGGATTTATGATGAAAACAAGGAAGAAATAGCAGTGGTCATTGAGTATGTGGATCTAATGCATAACCATCCATGTTTTAAAAAGAAACAAGAAACAATAAACTTGAGCGAACACAAGGAAAAGGATCCAGTATTTCTTGAGTTTGTTGATGACCTACAAGCAGCAGATGTACCGCATCATAGTATACAAAACATTGTTAGAGACATGCATGGTGGAGGGGAGCACGTTCCGATAACAAAGCGTGACCTAGAGAACAGGTCAGTGTGGAGCAACTCTTATTTCATTAAATAAATAGGATCTGTTAAGTACAAACATGTAACAGTAACAAATTTTGTAGGAAGGCAGCTAATGTGAGGGCAGAACATGCCAATGACATTGCGAAGCTTCTAGAATTCTTTGAAGACTGCAAGGCTCAGAATCCACAATTTCGTTGGTACGTCAAGATCGATAAAGAAGGGGCAATTCATAGCTTATTCTGGAGTCATGCTAGCATGCAGGCTGAATATATTGattttggagatgtcatgacatTTGACACCACACACAAGACAAATATTTATGACAAGCCACTAGCTATGTTTGTGGGTGCAAACCATCACCTACAGACCTATTTTGGGTGTGCGCTGTCGCAGAGGGACCTCATACCTAAATGGGCAATAATGAAATTAAGTGAGACAAAAGCAAGAAGAACACATGAAAATGTCGCTAATTTTTTTCAAACAAAAATTGTACTGACCGCTGTTGTGTGCTCTCGAATACAAGCACTTTTGGATTGTCAGGCATTTTATCCACTAGCTCCAACCGGATTCTAAAGTCAATGATTCAAAATGTATTTAGAATACTACATTCATAGGCTGTACAACTTAAATTTACAGGCTCACTCCACAAAAAAATGTTGTTGCAGATGCTAAAATTTTATAAATGTATTAAAAAATTAACATAATGGGAATATGAAAGAAAGAACCTTTTAGTTGACGAAGCAGGACCTTCTCCGGCGTGAGCATCATCTACAAATTAAGAATAAATAGAATTACTTTATTAAACTATAATCACGCCATAAGTAAAAGCATACATGTATGATCcaatcaaaaaaaattcaaggaaCGGACATTAAAGCGAGATATAGGAATAAGGAGTTGAAGGAACCTGAGGGGGCGGGCGGGTCCATCCCAAATGATGCAAGAGGACTGAGGGGCCGGGCACCACCACGGAGAGAGGACTGAGGAGCTTCTCCCTGTTTCGATGAGCTCACTGTCCGAATTAACTAAGAATTTGGTGTTTCTGCCCCTACTCCAAAGCTCAATCGTGATTGTACCCTATCTTtataaactataagagattTTACCGTGGTCATTGTCAAAGGAAGCCCAAGTGAACATGCTGCAACAGCTGATAAAAGTGTGTCCAATAAATTTAGAAAAGATGGCATCATCATAGTTCATGGAGTTTGCATCATGGACTAAAACAACCACACCCTAGAgataataaaaatgaaaaaaagaagGGAAATACATGAAAGAGAAAAGGGAACACTAATTTTAATGATTGCGACATTTGTGATTCTAGAAACATCTTTAATGTCAAAAGCAATTCAAGACGCTAGTACAATAAACTTCTCATTTATATGAAATCATATTATAGGCTTGTAATCTAATTGTGGCACACCGCCATTGAAGTGAAGCAGATTAGGATGAGTTTAGGATTCATCAGCGACCACTACAGTATGAGTTTAGAAATAAAAATGTGTTGATATTTAAGAGAAAAACATCGCATGAAGAATAATGTATATTGCAATATAGCTTCCCGTCTGAGATTACATCCAGACAAACATTATTTATAAGCTGAGAGTTCACGTGAAAGCaaattatcatataaatttttcatgatatAACATTTGATTATTGCATTGCGTAGCTGATTAGGTCTTACCAACAAACATTTTAGCTCTTTTGAGATGAAAAATACTGATATATTTCTGAAACTAAGAAGATTTAGTTCAGTGGTAGGAAActgtggttaagaaaaataattTATGTTTGTTCACCAGAAACTTGATCTAACCAGCACAAGACGCAATACCTATTGGCTATTGCACATAATGACACACCACACTGATTAGGAAATATTTCAAATGTTTAAATGTGTCTTCTACCAATAATAATTACTAGGAATCAAATGCACTTAGGTGAGTGTCTCCTTAGGTGTGATTGATTACGACCACTTCAGCAAGCTCATAAATACATAAGACCGCAAATACAGTGACAAGATCAAAATAGTCTCCTTAGTCTATTTCTATGCCTGTCATCATAGATCTGAAAAATGCCATATTGTTGCTAAATCTATGTCAAACCAAATAAAGAAACACGTGGCTGGAGCATGATAACTGAGAAAGAATCCAGGATCAAACCTCTAATCTGCTCAGTCAGTGGTCCGCGAAGTATGCTGGGCCTCCACTCCTCTCCTCTGAAACACCATCCTGATTCATCCTGGAACAAGAAGATTCGCTACTCTTTTCTAGAGGAGATTACTACGGACTGAAATCAGGGAAGCTGCATACATAAACGATGACCCCGTGCCACTCTAGTAAGTATATATACCAGTTGAAGTTCCGAAAAGAATGCTAATTTCTACCAATCTGTTGTTTGCGAAACCGACTGACGATGCTAGTACAGCAGCTCAGGTCAAGATGGTGGGCCTCGGTGTTGTTGGTGAGCGACTGCCATGACCGGCGGCAGACGAGGTGGAGGCGGCAGAGCTCCGGCCTTGGCCGAGAGGCGGAGCAGGACCCCATACAGTACACGTTGGTCGGCAGCAGGCCGTCGTTCTCGTTGTCGTTGGTGAGGGAGACCGGCCGCTCGCCGCGGACGCGCGCTCGCCACGGAGGACGCGAGACGCGCGGTCCCGCCCGGACGCGCGCGGATACCGGCCGCTCGCCGCGGAGGACACGCGACGCGCGGAGACGCGGTCCCGCCCGGACGCGCGCGTATACCGGCCGCTCGCCGCGGAGGACGCGCGACGCGCGGAGGCGCGTACCCGCCCGGACGCGCGCGGAGACCGGCCGCTCGCCGCGGACGCGCGAGGACACCGCCCAGGACCGACGCTCGGAGGCACGGCCCCGCCCCGGACGCGCGAGGAGGACGCCCCGGACCGCGACGACCTTCGGCCGACGGACGACAGGACGACACAGCGACGCTCGGAGGACGCCCCGGACTCGCGACGCTCGAAGGCACCTTCCGCCGACGGACTCGCGCGAGTGGACGACGGACGGGGAGAGGACGGCGGCGATGTTGGGAAGCCGCAAAACCGCCTGGAGTGAGCTTGAATCGTGGGGAGGTGCGAGCGAGGGGGATCGGGCGTCAGGTATCGGGCGACATCGGAGAATTTGTGTGGACCGGGCCGACATCGGTTGGGGAGGATGCGAGGCGTCGTCGGGCTGATTTGAGCTCGGGTACCAAATATTATTCGGTACCCagggtgatatatatatatatatatatatatatatatatatgcattcgTCACACTCACACGGTATTAGCCCGGGCATGCGATCGAGCGCGTGCATATCCAGATCCAACCGTTGTCCTTTCTTCGCATCGTGTATACAGATGACAAATGTTTCGGACTCGAGTTTTGCCATCCATTTGCTCCCAACTCCCAAACAAAATAAATTCGAATCGAAAAAGAAAATCCCAAAGAAAAAGCACAGGGACGCCGGCCCAGCAGCAACAAATCGGTCTGCAACGGCAAGAACAGCACCACGGAAACATAGAGCCCAAAGGCCGATGGACGGGCCCCTCTGCAAACAATGAGCCCAAATCAAAGAGGAATGGTGCAGCTCTGAAAACGCGTACTCAAATTTACATATGAGCTAGTGATGAATCTAAACCCATGCCCATGCGTGTGTTGAATGGAATGAGACAAGATCTTGGATAGGGATAATGAAAACATTTACACATTGCTTACAATGTTGTCATCTGCCCTCGTGCTCTCCGTGTCCCATATCCCGTATATGACTAGATTCATTATCCACACTTATACGAGTTAGAACAACTCGTATTCAGCGATCATATGAAATATAAATGTAAGATGTCCTGAGTTCCATGCAACGCACATACATTTTTGCTAATCTGCTATAATTTTTGAAATGCTTCACAATATATTTTTGAATGTATGATTTAAAATATCTACTCcatctgttccaaattataaatcactTTGCCTTTTTTACATTAATATATATAGATACGTATTAACAAAAAAAAACGACTTATTATAATTTCAAGAAAGTAATTTGTACAAAGAATGCCATTTGACAACAAAAGTAGTAGATTCACCATTCAATTTGTGTACATACGTGTATTTTATCCACATTTTCGTGGGCCAATCCTCCTCTCCCAcatgctaaggccttgtttggatgttgtcggatccacttcaatccatgtgttggtgtggattgaggtggaatttaattcaagttccactctaatccacctcaacacatgtggattgatgtgaatccgactacatccaaataaGGCCTAATGTGGGCCAAATAACTAGACAGCCCACCAGGCGAGCTTAGCGCGCTGCTTCCTGGCCCAAACAGCCCGCCTAACCGTGGACGGAACTAACCGCTCCACTCAACTCTCACAAACAACCGTTGCGGCGCGACCACCGGAGCCCGGACCGCCCCCCACTCCCGATCGCCGGCGATGGCGAGCCTTCTCCTCCGGTCGCTCCGGCGGGCGCGAGGCTTCAGCTCCTCTGCCACCTCGGCGGCGAAGGAAGGGGGCGACGGGAAGCTCGTGGCGACGGTGATGTTCGAGCGCCTCCCCGTCGTCATCCCCAAGATCCATCCCGCCGTCTACGCCTTCCAGGAGTTCTCGTACGCCACGCCCGCTCTTCTCGTCCGTTTGGTCCCTATCTAGTCTCTGCTCTGTCTCCCTGATTTGTTCGTGCGTGTCCCTGGTAGGTTTCGGTGGAGGCAGCAGCACAGACGGCAGTACCCAGACGAAGTTCTCGGCAAGGCCGACGCCAGGTGATACGTCTCTGTTATCTCTCAGCGTTTGGTAGCCTTATTTTTTCTGAAAAGAGCGTTCgtggtttttttatatattttgcttaataGAAGAGCAAGTGTGCAATGGGATGACTGATGGATGCATTTCTCGGTGCATTGGCATAAGAGGTTTAGAATAACCTTGGGGGTAATTTCAATCGGAGGGTTAGAAAGGTTATTTGCTGCCAATACTTACTTTGCACAAGTGGAATATCATTGAGTAAGAAAGCAAGGAGCCCTGTGATTGTTGTATACAGGGTAAACAGGTTGCTAATAGCACACACCACACAGGGTAGCTGTCAGTAAGTTTTCTTGGCAACTGCCAATAACTTGAGTTGAGAGCAGATATGCATGCTCTAGTCTTTGCCTTTTTTTGATAGATGTGTCACGTAaatagcaaaattgctgacaatATTTCATCAGTAGATGTACTGTGCCAACCCAGAATTATAAGTCCTAATGGACTGGAACAAGTTACATCCAGTTATGCTTTATCAGGTGGTTACTTTGAATGGACCCTTGCAGAGCAACAAAATACCCAAGTCTCTGCTAGGAGAATAAAATGGCTGCTTCTGGTAAAAAATGGAGCTCTGTATTTTGTAATGAACATCTGTGAATGATTCAGGCTCCATTCCACGTCAAATAGGCATGATTGCATGGACTTAGGACAGCCCCAACGAAATTAGTTGACCTGAAAGTAATACACATGGTATAAAATCTATCTTTTTATAGCTAACATTTATGTGATGACTACTGTCTGACTCTGATTCTTAGGATGTTTTCCATTCTCAATTTGTATACTCTGCAATTTGCGTCTAGTATTTTTGTTGTTAACAACATTTTCTTTTGTAGGGGTAAGGGTGACTATCACATTGATTATGTGCCTGCTCCAAGAATCACAGAGGCTGACAGAACAAATGACCAGAAGTAAGTGCTCAACTTCACCCCTACCCATTAAGGAGTCCTAGTTTCAAAATGATTCTAGCGTTATTCTTTGTATCCTCTGCTGGCCTGCATTTATACTAGGGTGAGCTAAAGTTTATTTCACGCATTGAGCTTTCCTGAACTCCCTGCATGATTGTGCAACCCAACATTTACAACTAAAAAATCTCTTCTATTTGTCAATTATAGTATGTTTATATCACTACCTGACTAATCTATGCCATTACAATTTGGTCATGAAAACACAAAGTATATCCTTCTCTTTCCATTTCAATTAATAATAGAATTTCTTGGAATTGTCATATGTTTATTGGATTGTTGTGGGAGTCTCAACCCTTAAAGCTTTTGTCCTACTAAACAATTCACAGATGCTCTCTTGGCCTGCTTTTTATTGTGGCAATGAGATTTTGATACCACTTGACCATGAATAACATACTTCAAATATGTATTATTAGAGCTGTACTCGGCTGCTTGTCCATTTTGACCTGTACAATAGCAAGTGTTAAGGATTAATGTGGTTCTGTACTAGGTGTCCAAGgcttcaagtggttttgggtgaGTACAGGCCACAATGGGCAAGTAGCTACAACAATACATGTTGAAGTTTGTTAGTTAAGATTGTTACAAAATGTCTGCTTCTATAAGAAGCCAAAACAAGACACTGTGGATCATTTCAAAGCTGACAGTAATAGGCATTTCTCATGCATAACTTCATACTCAACATGATTAACTGATTCATTGTCAATCCTGCAACTGCAAGAATTGCATCATAAAATTGTGTCCAATGTAAAAAATATCCCATGTGGCCATGGATTAGTATTATTCAATTCTGAACTTTTTAGCTTTTCAGCATTGCACTGTCAAGCTTGTACTGAACCATTTTTGTTTGTAGGTCTTTACAACGAGCTCTTGATAATAAATTGTATCTCCTCCTGTATGGCAACACTTATGGGGCTCCTGATGGAAAGTCTGTTTGGCATTTTCCAGAAAAAATATATGAAAATGAAGAAACTATGCGACTGGTACCAGAACTGCAAATCTACCAATGAAATATGCATCAATTATTCCCAGTTCCTTATATCCAGCTTTTATTTCTGTTCTATTCCAGTGTGCTGAGTCAGCATTGAAGTCTGTTCTTGGGGGACTTGACAATACGTACTTTGTTGGCAATGCTCCGATGGCTCATATGGATGTTGAACAAACAGATTCAAGTGTGTCATCATTCAAGGTGCTTAttactgaaaggtcctaatatggttagaggagggtgaatagcctatttaaaaatctacaaactcactagagagcaagaggttagtaaataacaaagcgaagctttttgctctagctctaatggggtgtttgcaagccacctacccaacaattctagttgctaagatcactaatcacacaagaactaagctacacaaagcaaagaaagcaactaaactaattacactggtttgcggtaagtaaggataggatgagatatttataccgccgtgtaggggatgaaccaatcaccaatataaacaatcaagcaccgggagaatgccaatcaaacacaattgagacaccgatttttctcccgaggttcacgtgcttgccggcacgctacgtccccgttgtgtcgaccaacacttggtggttcggtggctaagaggtgttgcacgaacctcgtcctcactaggacaccacaagaacctacccacaagtgaggtaactcaaggacacgagcactttactagagttacctttcggctctccgccggggaaggtacaagacccctcacaaacaccgagagatggccacgaacaatcaccaactcgtgccaaaactcctccgctgctccaagccgtctaggtggcggcaaccaccaagagtaacaagaaaaccgcagctagaacgatccccaagtgccactagatgcaatcactcaagcaaatgcacttggaatcactcccaatctcacaaagatgtttaatctatgaaggagatgagtgggaggtgtttgcttaggctcacaaggatgtcaagtatgttagaatgccaagagtgtaagccccaagccagccaaacacgtatatatagcctctcaaacaaatagagccgttggctctttcactgggcgaaagacggggtcaccggacgctcttaaaggggcaccggacgctcaacaccagcgtccggtgctccaacgtcagccgcgtgtcagagtctaacggtaacctgcagagcaccggacgctgagcagcacaccggactcatgcgcagagagctccgcaaacttgcagggtcaccggacgcgagccaccggacgcaccctgagcgtccggtgctcaccggacccatgcgcagagagggtcgcaaaacgcccacaCACCGGacacgcaccaccggacgctcaagccagcgtctggtgcctatcgtccggtgccttaccctagctgggccaggcagcctgcacaccggacgctcagacacagcgtccggtgcctctgagccagcgtccggtgagtgttcctcagcgagaaactctcccgcgacttctccaattttcccaccggcgcaatagaaaataagcacttcattttctcgaaaagcgccgaatcccgcctcgcaagctcggcgggagggagagaggaacccatcctctctcaacccttcaaactccacctccttctcaaagtgtgccaacaccacgaagtgtgtaccaacaagtgtgcacgtgtgttagcattttcacaaacaatttctttgaaggagttaagttagctcactaggttctaaatgcatgcacatgaacaatgacacctagtggcacttgataaccgcttagccaaacaattctcctctttatagtacggctatctatcctaaatgtgatcccaccctctatggtgtcttgatcaccaaaactaaaaccctaagcaatacctctgtcttgatctccataggattttgtttttctctttcttcttttccaagttgagcacttgatcaccttgtggtcatcaccatgatcatctcttgctccaacacttggcatgtaccaacctcattatgtctacacacacttagtatagaggttagtactagggtttcattaattatccaaaaccaaactagggctttcaattacgtttcaccaaaaaaaaaaatctttgtgtTCAGTAAGGAAACTAATGTTTTGATGTGGTACTATTTCTGAATCCTTGCTTGGGCTTGCTCACTGCTCCTCAACATCTGTCTTTTGAATTGTTGTATTTAGATTCCGTCTGCCATGAAGATGTGTTAGTTCAATGCACTGTCTGTCATGTGATAGTCTCTTAATCCATTTATGCTTCTTGCAGCGTTTCTTTTTCAAGTCACAAGTGGTCGGCACTACGAAATACCATATTGAAAAATGCAAGGACTATGCGTGGGTAACCAAGGATGAGCTGTTGGAACATTTTCCCGAGCACAAAAGTTTCCTGAACAAGATGATCATCCACATAAGATAGCTCTGATAAGGCCATGGACAAGCTGAAGACCATTCTGAGCAATTAGCATTTATGAGCAGATTTGGCAGGGAACGATCACCTCAAGCATTTCTTGAAACAGAAACTGGAGATATTCTATTTTGCCTATTTTTTGAGGGGGCGATTCTACATCTATAGCAATGTAGCATGTAGTAAGTAGTCCTCCCAGGTAACTGTATGAGTTTGTTATCCATGGGAAAAATAAGTGCATTTGATACCCGCTGTTTTGCGTTCTTCTGGCAACTGCCAAGATGCTTGAGCCTGGAACCTGTGCTCTGCATTTCTGAATTCTTGCAATACACCTGATAGCATCTTTTATGCAGGCTATTCTTACAAATTGAATGGAACCATACGTCACGTACCTTTTTTCTATTCTCAGGGGATGTTTGGTTGGGGGACTCAAGTTTAATAGGTATTGTACACATTTGTAACTATAACAATTAGTGTCCGATcacagactaattaggctttaaaaaatcgtctcgcaaattattctctagccatgtttttaattttgtaaatagtttatatttactttatgcatatgtccaaacattcgatgtgatagggactATAATTTAGTCCGTGTTTGGTTAGAGGGAGTAAAGTTTAACATGTACTGTAGTACATTTGTAACTATAGCAATGAGTgtgcaatcatggactaattaggtttaaaaatattgtctcgcaaattattctctagcgtgtttttagttttgtaaatagtctatatttaatacttcatgcatgtgtttaaaCATTCGATGATATGAACTAAAGTTTAACAGGGCAAACCAAATAGAGCCTTATAAGAGAGAACCAAACATGGCCTCATTCTCATGAGCATGAGCGCCGACATGTGCCAACGGTTTCTTTATCTGAATTGCCTTTTGGAAGGTTTGCAATTGGGGATGCTATCCTTCAGGACTTCCCTAACGCACCAAGCGGTGGTGTTGTCCCAATGTTGTCGTAGAGTATAGTGGCCTCGCAAGGTGTTAGGAGGTCTTGTTGGAAGCAACAATTAGAGAACATGTTGTGGTGAGGAATGACTTAGATTAACGTTTTGCTTGCTGTGGAGTTCGGACTATGGGCTCTTTGGATGGAACCCTATGAAAATTGCCTAGCCCAAACAACAACATCAACATCAGATGTTCATTTTTGTTAGCTTAGGGTTGGATAGTGATAGCCTATGCTTGATTCTCACATGTAAAAGATTCCACTAGTTGGAGCTAAACTTTTCCTATGCAGAGGCCGAGCAACCTGCAGAGCTATGGGACCATGAAGAGACAAAGCATGTATATCTTGCATTGAGTAAACCATGGTTTCAATCT encodes:
- the LOC8073115 gene encoding 54S ribosomal protein L17, mitochondrial isoform X1 → MASLLLRSLRRARGFSSSATSAAKEGGDGKLVATVMFERLPVVIPKIHPAVYAFQEFSFRWRQQHRRQYPDEVLGKADARGKGDYHIDYVPAPRITEADRTNDQKSLQRALDNKLYLLLYGNTYGAPDGKSVWHFPEKIYENEETMRLCAESALKSVLGGLDNTYFVGNAPMAHMDVEQTDSSVSSFKRFFFKSQVVGTTKYHIEKCKDYAWVTKDELLEHFPEHKSFLNKMIIHIR
- the LOC8073115 gene encoding 54S ribosomal protein L17, mitochondrial isoform X2, which translates into the protein MASLLLRSLRRARGFSSSATSAAKEGGDGKLVATVMFERLPVVIPKIHPAVYAFQEFSFRWRQQHRRQYPDEVLGKADARGKGDYHIDYVPAPRITEADRTNDQKSLQRALDNKLYLLLYGNTYGAPDGKSVWHFPEKIYENEETMRLRFFFKSQVVGTTKYHIEKCKDYAWVTKDELLEHFPEHKSFLNKMIIHIR